A window of Tripterygium wilfordii isolate XIE 37 chromosome 7, ASM1340144v1, whole genome shotgun sequence contains these coding sequences:
- the LOC120001546 gene encoding protein FRA10AC1: protein MASFGSLKSAIFNREEKKQQYQAHVRGLNAYDRHKKFLNDYVRYYGNEEDTNERRLPVKTDQDTLREGYRFIRTEEDDLETSWEQRLVKRYYDKLFKEYCIADMSHYKTGKIGMRWRTEKEVMSGKGQFICGSRHCDTKDGLVSYEVNFSYSEAGESKQALVKLVTCERCADQLHYKRRKEKEKIEKEEKGEDKKRKRRDRSKSDDGSEDEGGQERRRKEKKASISASRMTKIDDDDNFDEFLEGMFP from the coding sequence ATGGCGTCGTTCGGTTCTCTGAAATCGGCAATCTTCAATagagaagagaaaaaacaaCAATACCAGGCTCATGTTCGAGGACTCAATGCTTATGATCGTCACAAGAAATTCCTAAACGATTATGTCAGATACTACGGAAACGAAGAAGATACGAACGAGAGGAGGTTACCAGTGAAAACTGATCAGGACACGCTAAGAGAAGGGTACCGGTTTATACGTACAGAAGAAGATGATTTGGAGACATCGTGGGAGCAGAGGCTGGTGAAGCGGTACTATGACAAGCTTTTTAAGGAATACTGCATAGCTGATATGTCCCACTACAAGACTGGGAAGATTGGGATGAGGTGGAGGACTGAGAAGGAAGTCATGTCTGGGAAAGGGCAGTTCATATGTGGTAGCAGACATTGTGACACAAAGGATGGCTTGGTGAGTTATGAGGTGAATTTTTCTTATTCTGAAGCTGGAGAAAGCAAACAAGCTCTTGTTAAATTGGTAACATGTGAGAGGTGTGCAGATCAGCTTCACTACaagagaaggaaagagaaagaaaagattgaaaaggaagagaaaggagaggacaagaagagaaagaggagggaTAGATCAAAGAGTGATGATGGTTCAGAGGATGAGGGGGGCcaagagagaaggagaaaagaaaaaaaggcttCAATTTCAGCTAGTAGAATGACTAAAatcgatgatgatgataattttgATGAATTTCTTGAAGGAATGTTCCCATAA